A genome region from Carya illinoinensis cultivar Pawnee chromosome 2, C.illinoinensisPawnee_v1, whole genome shotgun sequence includes the following:
- the LOC122301587 gene encoding uncharacterized protein LOC122301587: MSSDQRKQRAENIPYKDLPEEKKEELRRKRREIYAKKKASSSDSLQLKHSTSFDGDQLTISIDERSNDDVQHINIIQDFTVLQKVSKRQRIFHSDIDIGELISSHEVCVPPGVNLCVVDSEATSSLNNVTDRSNCPSHSMDFLTRKSGNIYIDETTVSNQFLIQQEQSSFETSISPPCRGEGHRRSAGLRQLLQVVPSEAYSLPYVPCCRHCKAKRFYHETNGFCCADGTISLATNAVPDQLYDLFTSNTDESAHFKTYVRTYNNKFAFTSFGVKFDEDLCRRNRGIYTFRTQGQIYHYINDLIPLNGRPSYLQLYFYDTEHELENRISDSDRMNPSIIAQLIDILHINPYSLFFRSLGDLSNLENQVIHIRSDVGLDQRVFNVPTSSQVAAIWVENEDADQLRGRDIYVFSHSGGSHIVQYYFGCYDPLQYPLLFPLGDTGWHQGIQRVNRGSTLTSNETTRSIDPHRSISAEELLRREHRALNRRRKDPIVSCREYYCYKLQIRENVRSILLLSGRLLQQFVVDMYVKIETSRLDYFRSKQQHIRSELYQGIVDTITLGETDASNVGKRIILPSSFIGGPRDMRKRYMEAMALVQRYGKPDIFLTMTCNPNWQEISNELRLHEESQNRPDLVARVFRAKLEELKDRLFKQQIFGKVSAYVYVIEHQKRGLPHAHFLIILQRNWKLYAPESFDEIVSAEIPDKNTNLHLHNAVIKHMMHGPCGVLNPTNVCMKKNGCCKSQYPKSYASSTTVGNDCFPIYKRSDNGITVKLRGHNLDNRWVVPYNPYLLAIFDCHINVEICSTIKVVKYLYKYIYKGHDRVAFNLVSKQTNQQIDEIQQFQSARWIAPPEATWRIYGFIVNEMYPSVYSLHLHLEDKHQVTFRANEDLINVLNSDRSAKSMLTEFFALNQVDENARTLLYKEFPEFYVWSQQYKEWTRRKKKTVIGRIITANPFEGERYYLRILLNHVRGPLSFEDLRTVDGVVAPTFREVATMHGLLERDSSLQDCLHEASLYQMPSSLRRLFATILVYCNPTNPRELWERFEQDMSVDFRSTENSMSDVRMQVLRLISFTLESMGKDINSFHLLDDNICFGEDQLESREIDDELAVEIPEEDIVASEALNSKQRHVYNSVLEKVFSNEAATFFVDGPAGTGKTFLYKALLAAVRSRKLVALATASSGVAASILPGGRTAHSRFKIPLDTDEHSICCVSKQSAIAKLLRVARLIIWDEAPMSRKQHIQALDKMLRDINDSELTFGGKVVVFGGDFRQVLPVVRKGTRQEHVDASLVSSYLWPTLIKFHLTENMRARLDPVFSEYVLELGNGMPPITVDETIKILDGMLVPYEDDCTSLDHLIDAVFHDIHEYSINISAMMNRAILTPKNSYVDEINALLIHRFPGELKRYYSFDEAIDTSEQSIMEDFLNTLTPNGLPPHELLLKINCPIMLLRNINPSEGLCNGTRLICQAFDQNVIDAKIAVGHHSGKRVFIPRIPFLPNVDENSGFPFKRTQFPIRLSFAMTINKSQGQTLDFVGIYLPQPVFSHGQLYVALSRAKTASTVRILIRPVSTERSEKNCTKNIVYTELLRLASSD; this comes from the exons ATGAGTAGTG atcaAAGAAAACAACGGGCGGAGAATATCCCGTATAAAGATTtaccagaagagaaaaaggaagaactcCGTAGAAAACGGAGAGAAATATATGCTAAAAAAAAGGCATCTAGCAGCGATTCTCTCCAATTAAAACATTCAACTTCGTTTGATGGTGATCAACTGACTATATCAATTGATGAACGTTCAAATGATGATGTCCAACATATAAACATCATTCAAGACTTTACTGTTCTACAAAAGGTGTCAAAGAGACAACGGATTTTCCATTCTGATATTGACATCGGTGAACTGATTTCATCTCATGAAGTATGTGTTCCTCCTGGTGTAAATCTCTGTGTGGTTGATTCAGAGGCAACTTCGTCATTAAACAATGTGACAGATCGTTCAAATTGTCCGAGTCATTCTATGGATTTTCTGACACGTAAATCAGGAAATATATACATAGATGAAACAACCGTCTCTAATCAGTTTCTGATTCAACAG GAACAGTCAAGTTTTGAAACAAGTATATCGCCACCTTGTAGGG GTGAGGGGCATCGCCGCTCTGCTGGACTTAGGCAATTATTACAAGTCGTTCCATCTGAAGCATATTCTTTGCCGTATGTGCCTTGTTGCAGACATTGTAAAGCAAAGCGATTCTATCATGAAACAAACGGATTTTGTTGTGCTGATGGGACAATTTCTTTGGCCACAAATGCCGTCCCTGATCAACTTTATGATCTTTTCACATCTAACACAGATGAATCTGCGCATTTTAAGACCTATGTTCGGACTTATAATAACAAGTTCGCGTTTACATCTTTTGGAGTTAAATTCGATGAAGATCTTTGCAGACGGAATAGAGGAATTTATACCTTTCGAACTCAGGGACAGATCTATCACTATATCAATGATTTAATCCCTTTAAATGGTCGTCCTTCTTATCTTCAATTGTATTTCTATGATACGGAGCATGAATtagaaaatcgcatttctgattCAGACAGAATGAATCCATCAATTATAGCTCAACTCATCGATATTCTTCACATCAATCCATATTCTTTGTTCTTTCGATCTCTTGGTGATTTGTCAAATTTGGAAAATCAAGTAATCCATATAAGATCAGATGTTGGTCTAGATCAACGTGTATTCAATGTCCCGACATCTTCACAAGTTGCAGCAATATGGGTTGAAAATGAAGATGCAGATCAGCTAAGAGGACGAGACATTTATGTCTTTAGTCATTCTGGTGGAAGTCATatagttcaatattattttggctGTTATGATCCACTTCAGTATCCGTTGTTATTTCCTCTTGGCGATACTGGTTGGCACCAAGGCATTCAAAGGGTCAATAGAGGAAGCACATTAACAAGTAACGAAACAACCCGATCAATAGATCCTCACCGATCAATATCAGCAGAAGAATTACTTAGAAGAGAACATCGAG CATTGAACAGAAGAAGGAAGGATCCAATTGTTTCgtgtcgtgaatattattgctaCAAGTTACAAATTAGAGAAAATGTCAGATCAATTTTGTTACTGTCTGGTCGCCTATTGCAACAATTTGTTGTCGATATGTATGTTAAGATCGAGACGTCAAGATTAGATTATTTCCGTAGCAAACAACAACATATTCGATCTGAGTTATATCAAGGTATTGTTGATACTATTACACTTGGAGAAACTGATGCTTCTAATGTTGGAAAACGGATTATTCTACCTTCGTCATTTATTGGGGGTCCAAGAGATATGCGAAaaagatatatggaagcaatggcTTTAGTTCAGCGTTATGGTAAACcagacatttttttaacaatgacgTGCAATCCAAACTGGcaagaaatttcaaatgaattacGCCTGCATGAGGAGAGTCAAAATCGGCCTGATTTGGTTGCTCGGGTCTTTcgtgcaaaattagaagaattaaaggaTCGATTATTCAAGCAGCAGATATTTGGAAAAGTCTCggcatatgtttatgttattgagCACCAAAAAAGAGGGCTTCCACATGCGCATTTCTTAATTATATTACAGAGGAATTGGAAACTCTATGCGCCTGAATCTTTTGATGAGATCGTATCGGCAGAAATAcctgataaaaatacaaatttgcaCTTGCATAATGCTGTTATCAAGCATATGATGCATGGACCATGTGGAGTGTTGAATCCAACAAAtgtttgcatgaaaaaaaatggttgttgcaAAAGCCAATATCCAAAAAGTTATGCATCAAGTACGACTGTTGGAAATGATTGCTTCCCAATATATAAGCGTTCTGACAATGGAATAACTGTCAAACTGAGAGGCCATAATTTGGATAACCGTTGGGTCGTTCCATATAATCCATATTTGCTTGCAATATTTGACTGTCACATTAATGTGGAGATTTGTTCTACGATAAAAGTagtcaaatatctttataagtaCATTTACAAAGGGCATGATCGTGTTGCTTTCAATTTGGTTTCCAAACAAACCAATCAACAAATTGACGAAATCCAACAATTCCAATCGGCCCGATGGATTGCTCCACCTGAAGCTACGTGGAGAATATACGGCTTCATTGTTAATGAAATGTACCCATCAGTATATAGCTTACATTTACATCTTGAGGATAAACACCAAGTAACTTTTCGAGCAAATGAAGACTTAATCAATGTTCTCAACTCTGATCGATCTGCAAAATCAATGTTAACAGAATTCTTTGCATTAAACCAAGTAGATGAAAATGCCAGGACATTGTTATACAAAGAATTtccagaattttatgtttggagcCAACAATACAAAGAGTGGACTcgtcggaaaaaaaaaactgttataggTCGAATTATTACAGCAAATCCATTTGAAGGTGAGAGGTATTATCTGCGGATATTGCTAAATCATGTAAGAGGACCTTTGTCGTTTGAAGATCTTAGAACAGTTGATGGTGTCGTGGCTCCAACATTTCGTGAGGTAGCAACTATGCATGGTTTGCTAGAAAGAGACAGTAGCTTACAAGATTGTTTACATGAAGCATCTCTATATCAAATGCCATCCAGTTTGAGACGACTATTTGCAactattttggtttattgtaaTCCAACCAATCCGAGAGAGCTTTGGGAACGTTTTGAGCAAGATATGTCAGTTGATTTTAGGTCGACTGAAAATTCTATGTCGGATGTAAGAATGCAAGTTTTGCGCTTAATCTCTTTTACACTTGAATCAATGGGGAAAGACATTAATTCGTTCCATCTTCTTGATGACAACATTTGTTTTGGTGAAGACCAACTCGAATCTAGGGAAATCGATGATGAATTGGCTGTTGAAATTCCAGAAGAAGATATTGTTGCATCAGAAGCCCTTAATAGTAAACAACGACATGTCTATAattcagttttggaaaaggttTTTTCTAATGAAGCTGCTACATTCTTTGTCGATGGCCCTGCTGGGACGGGGAAGACATTCCTGTACAAGGCACTTCTTGCCGCagtaagatcaagaaaattagtCGCACTTGCAACTGCTTCATCTGGTGTTGCTGCATCCATCCTTCCTGGAGGTCGAACAGCACACTCGCGCTTTAAGATTCCACTAGATACTGATGAACATAGCATATGTTGTGTCAGTAAACAAAGTGCCATCGCAAAGTTACTACGTGTGGCAAGGTTAATTATATGGGATGAGGCCCCTATGTCAAGAAAACAACATATTCAAGCATTAGATAAAATGCTACGAGACATTAATGATTCAGAGTTAACATTCGGTGGAAAAGTTGTCGTTTTTGGTGGAGATTTTCGCCAGGTTTTACCTGTGGTTCGTAAAGGAACAAGACAAGAACATGTTGACGCcagtttggtttcttcttacTTGTGGCCTACATTGATCAAGTTTCATTTGACTGAAAATATGCGAGCAAGATTGGATCCAGTCTTTTCAGAATATGTGTTAGAATTGGGCAACGGAATGCCACCAATCACAGTTgatgaaactataaaaattCTTGATGGCATGCTTGTTCCTTACGAAGATGACTGTACTTCTTTGGATCATTTAATAGATGCTGTTTTCCATGATATTcatgaatattcaataaatatttcagcTATGATGAATCGGGCCATATTAACACCAAAGAACAGCtatgttgatgaaataaatgcatTGCTAATTCATAGATTTCCTGGTGAGCTTAAGCGATATTATAGCTTTGATGAAGCAATAGATACATCTGAACAGTCAATTatggaagattttttaaatactctaaCCCCAAATGGACTTCCTCCTCATGAATTGTTACTGAAGATAAACTGTCCTATCATGCTGCTTAGAAACATTAATCCTTCAGAAGGACTATGCAACGGAACACGTCTAATTTGTCAGGCTTTTGATCAAAATGTCATTGATGCAAAAATCGCAGTTGGGCATCACAGCGGAAAAAGGGTCTTTATTCCAAGGATCCCATTCTTACcaaatgttgatgaaaatagTGGCTTCCCATTCAAACGAACTCAGTTCCCTATCAGATTAAGTTTTGCAATGACTATAAATAAGTCACAAGGGCAAACATtagattttgttggaatatatttaCCTCAACCTGTTTTCTCACACGGTCAATTATATGTGGCTTTATCAAGGGCAAAGACTGCATCTACAGTAAGGATTTTAATACGGCCAGTGTCAACTGAGCGATCAGAAAAGaactgcacaaaaaatattgtctatACGGAATTATTAAGATTAGCATCTTCAGATTAA
- the LOC122301946 gene encoding replication protein A 70 kDa DNA-binding subunit B-like, translating to MRTVYTSIKDITPSTRDWKIKMIVAEKSPKRTGQRSPVKYQSLTLIDPEENQLQATIFDKDIDSRQDTLHIFQSYYISNAYVKPLDPKYRIETYEYQWILNAKTIIEEVPKDEGQLEPPKYQLIPFNELDAYKNSIAEIDILALAIQIKPCREITLAHGPTTIQEIYVIDQGLNPICLTMWGRFVQDECKKISEMIETKPIILGTKIRVGSYNGLSLSSRPKSKFMINPVIPEATSLQEWAAINDLLLKSIIAKNLTHPSASLSSVGIREIIKNCDVAEFIKSLQPMAKTKFWIKANIIVVDLRQIFFYMSCIGCNKGTGYDYNDTFLCYHCKHESISQPRCRAYVELDDNTGRLSAVMFGEVVEEAFGCSAVELMNHTGDEHLSYIENLVAQVSQKEWEIELLADLDRLNQKQFKNFNVVSINAVQDDTK from the exons ATGCGGACGGTTTATACATCAATAAAAGATATCACTCCAAGTACAAGAGActggaaaatcaaaatgattgtgGCAGAAAAGTCACCCAAACGAACAGGCCAACGCTCACCAGTGAAGTACCAAAGCCTAACATTGATTGATCCAGAg gAAAATCAGCTGCAAGCTACAATATTTGATAAAGATATTGACTCGCGACAAGATACTTTGCACATTTTCCAGTCATATTACATCAGTAATGCATATGTGAAGCCATTGGATCCGAAGTATAGAATTGAAACATATGAATATCAAtggatcttaaatgctaaaacGATAATTGAGGAAGTTCCAAAGGATGAAGGACAACTGGAGCCACCAAAGTACCAACTCATTCCATTCAATGAATTAGATGCCTACAAGAATTCAATTGCAGAAATAG ACATTTTAGCTCTTGCAATCCAAATCAAGCCATGTAGAGAGATAACTTTAGCACATGGACCAACAACTATTCAAGAGATATATGTTATCGATcaagg CTTAAACCCCATATGTTTAACTATGTGGGGTCGATTCGTGCAAGATGAATGCAAAAAAATCTCGGAAATGATTGAGACAAAGCCAATTATACTTGGAACCAAAATAAGAGTTGGTTCTtataatg GATTATCTCTATCATCACGTCCGAAAAGTAAATTTATGATCAATCCTGTTATTCCTGAGGCAACTTCATTGCAAGAGTG ggcagcgattaatgatttattactcAAGAGTATTATTGCAAAAAACTTGACACACCCATCTGCATCTCTATCTTCTGTTGGCATTCGGGAAATAATCAAGAATTGTGATGTTGCTGAATTCATCAAAAGTTTGCAACCCATGGCG aaaacaaaattttggataAAGGCAAACATAATTGTGGTTGATTTGCGccagatatttttttacatgtcatGTATTGGCTGTAATAAAGGAACTGGATATGATTACAATGATACATTCCTTTGTTACCATTGCAAACACGAAAGCATTTCCCAACCACG CTGCCGAGCATATGTTGAACTCGACGATAATACAGGAAGACTATCTGCTGTTATGTTTGGTGAAGTTGTAGAAGAAGCATTCGGTTGTTCAGCAGTTGAGCTTATGAATCATACTGGAGAT GAACATTTgtcatatatagaaaatcttGTGGCACAAGTTTCACAGAAAGAGTGGGAGATTGAACTTCTTGCAGACctcgatcgactcaaccaaaagcagttcaagaatttcaatgtcGTCTCTATTAATGCTGTACAGGATGACACAAAATGA
- the LOC122296042 gene encoding scarecrow-like protein 32, with protein sequence MMQFTEAPPQPLHQMTPFSNPTMNKSQIHKTRPWLGFPTSKSLGSFGDANCMEQLLVHCANAIESNDATLAQQILWVLNNIAPPDGDSNQRLTCGFLRALIACAAKSGSCKMLAAMANAPSNLAIDTHKFSVIELASFVDLTPWHRFGFTAANAAILEAVEGYSVIHIVDLSLTHCMQIPTLIDAIANRHEVPPLVKLTVAAAVEDFPPKLDLSYEELGSKLVNFAMSKNVMMEFRVSPSSYKDGFAALIEQLRVQHLVYPESSEALVINCHMMLHYIPEETLVSIPSANSNPYAFECSSTSTTSSFRTMFLSALRSLDPTIVILVDEDVDLTSNNVVCRLRSAFNYLWIPYDTMDTFLPRGSKERQWYEADICWKIENVIAHEGLQRVERLETKSQWVQRMRNANFHGVSFGEEAVSEVKTMLDEHAAGWGLKKEEEDLVLTWKGHNVVFATAWLPA encoded by the coding sequence atgatgCAATTCACGGAGGCTCCACCACAACCCTTACACCAAATGACTCCATTTTCCAATCCTACTATGAACAAAAGCCAGATTCATAAGACTCGGCCATGGCTTGGATTTCCCACATCGAAGTCCTTAGGGAGCTTTGGTGATGCCAATTGTATGGAGCAACTTCTCGTCCACTGTGCCAATGCAATTGAAAGCAACGATGCCACTCTTGCCCAACAAATTCTATGGGTCTTAAACAACATTGCACCCCCAGATGGGGACTCGAATCAGCGCCTTACTTGCGGCTTCCTCCGAGCTCTAATTGCATGCGCAGCCAAAAGTGGAAGCTGCAAAATGCTGGCTGCTATGGCAAACGCTCCCAGCAATCTTGCTATAGACACACACAAGTTCTCAGTCATTGAGCTTGCTAGCTTTGTGGACTTGACCCCTTGGCATCGGTTTGGTTTCACAGCAGCCAACGCAGCAATTTTAGAAGCCGTTGAAGGGTACTCGGTCATTCACATCGTCGATTTAAGCTTGACACATTGCATGCAGATTCCTACACTGATTGATGCCATAGCTAATCGTCACGAGGTCCCTCCTCTGGTCAAGCTCACCGTAGCCGCTGCCGTAGAAGACTTCCCGCCAAAGCTGGACCTTTCGTACGAGGAATTGGGTTCCAAGTTGGTTAATTTCGCCATGTCTAAGAATGTTATGATGGAGTTTAGAGTGAGTCCTTCAAGTTACAAAGACGGGTTTGCGGCCTTAATCGAACAACTTCGGGTTCAACATTTAGTCTATCCCGAAAGCAGCGAGGCACTGGTAATTAACTGCCATATGATGCTTCACTACATCCCGGAAGAAACCCTTGTATCTATTCCTAGTGCAAACTCAAACCCTTATGCTTTTGAATGTTCCTCCACAAGTACTACTTCCTCTTTTCGGACAATGTTTCTCAGTGCGCTTCGGAGTTTAGACCCAACCATTGTAATTCTAGTAGACGAAGATGTAGATTTGACATCGAATAATGTGGTGTGTAGGTTAAGATCAGCGTTTAACTATCTATGGATACCTTATGATACCATGGATACATTCCTTCCAAGGGGGAGTAAGGAGAGGCAGTGGTACGAAGCCGATATTTGCTGGAAGATTGAGAATGTGATAGCGCATGAGGGCCTTCAAAGGGTTGAGCGGCTTGAAACTAAAAGCCAGTGGGTGCAACGAATGAGAAATGCCAATTTTCATGGAGTTTCTTTCGGAGAAGAAGCAGTCTCGGAGGTGAAGACCATGCTAGATGAGCATGCAGCTGGGTGGGGattgaagaaggaagaagaagatcttGTTCTTACATGGAAAGGACATAATGTTGTGTTTGCCACTGCTTGGTTGCCTGCTTGA